A single region of the Neodiprion pinetum isolate iyNeoPine1 chromosome 5, iyNeoPine1.2, whole genome shotgun sequence genome encodes:
- the LOC124220473 gene encoding uncharacterized protein isoform X1 gives MADEKCKECGCICAQCRGNVENHADMHLHVEIEHLRQRLLERDSHIVTMETQFLNEADRFPNGELASMREEMLTWQDKYARLYEAHKRVQKVNQNLEDKLLRIVDKCETEKSAFTKDIATLSHRLADANYTIHRLTQDNEKYRNDVNLAIQLLQCKPSNFVSQRYDSLPSEVQAKVRTYVSQKRVLNEAVAPPDVKSITVPISTFPPTAMVYNVTKTNNVEKDSDDESDDSKPPVDIVSAAIMAKVLEERERERVFAKHCDTCTCHRSILTNDVETQTLNIHRNESDNFASQNFIPENMSHYNNGAELKGQNEISNQSEDSRSNLSVNNTAKRAALQLQYVNERGSLNHISMRKDAAQSVKSGDNGPQSKKKNEAQKDSGTKKIASQYSPMKRATFNQNPAERSSRQSANYRVSKKTESHGTYRLSSKSGSEWTKYEQLPSEIDLIDLKQNSLPQRQIDVINDRIWKNDGRLRSNGGLKSSSANSSVDAGPDPGRSEASDHTIDVINDRTWKSNVNGGARTDGGIAKPRMTLIEVKPLTMDSTSLHMQHHQQQTDTRLQQSEDTASPSFSSDSLVISSSDPPSTSSELGSNRIMLSKLSVNSMNNNNINNSNSLMSNWQDRTTGPRGCSMRITPGSKNILLDNAGHYQTILYTSGTNGGNGIGRPNTALVHSTAKSSRSGGSTSTSSDENSPVLPSDNSQLQRVAEWIKASGPIEREVGVKPADSDRKSNDEMSVKTLNTALTKIKDGKSELMDIGSDNNTPNGTHRRFMDLGGKKTEAGDGQNCNASRGRTRDSHHSRSSHPHSLQIVKDGHADLISFESPTDDGDDYHQFSSSSECLAVGDGVAITSLPKTTDVKVTREMEETYLKLAASLDPTNLGLSDSQRADITIEKYRKEYKRTHGQKLPEKNSGSTS, from the exons ATGGCCGATGAAAAGTGCAAG GAATGCGGATGCATTTGCGCCCAGTGCCGCGGCAACGTCGAAAATCATGCCGACATGCACTTGCACGTTGAAATAGAACATCTACGGCAGAGGCTGCTCGAAAGAGATAGCCACATAGTCACTATGGAGACTCAATTTCTTAACGAGGCTGATAGGTTTCCTAACGGCGAATTGGCTTCAATGAGAGAGGAAATGCTCACGTGGCAAGATAAATATGCAAGGCTATACGAGGCCCACAAAAGAGTACAGAAGGTGAATCAAAATTTGGAGGATAAGCTGCTTAGGATAGTGGATAAATGCGAAACGGAGAAAAGCGCCTTCACCAAGGACATTGCAACCCTTTCCCACCGATTGGCTGATGCCAATTATACGATACACCGATTAACACAGGACAAT GAGAAGTACAGAAACGACGTGAACCTTGCCATCCAATTGCTGCAGTGTAAGCCTTCGAATTTCGTCAGCCAGAGATACGATTCG CTCCCCTCTGAAGTCCAGGCGAAAGTGAGAACGTACGTTTCTCAAAAGAGGGTATTAAATGAGGCCGTAGCTCCGCCGGATGTCAAGAGTATAACGGTGCCAATATCGACCTTTCCGCCAACGGCGATGGTCTACAACGTTACGAAGACCAACAACGTCGAGAAGGACAGCGATGACGAGAGCGACGACTCTAAGCCACCGGTCGACATAGTGTCGGCTGCGATAATGGCTAAGGTATTGGAGGAACGGGAGCGCGAGAGAGTGTTCGCGAAACATTGTGACACTTGCACGTGTCACAGGAGTATACTGACGAACGACGTGGAAACCCAGACATTGAACATCCATCGAAACGAGTCGGACAATTTCGCGAGTCAAAATTTCATCCCGGAAAATATGTCCCATTACAACAACGGCGCGGAGTTGAAAGGCCAAAATGAAATCTCGAACCAAAGCGAAGATAGCAGGTCTAATTTAAGTGTAAATAATACCGCGAAGCGTGCCGCTCTGCAGTTGCAGTACGTGAATGAGAGGGGCAGCCTCAATCATATCTCGATGAGGAAAGATGCCGCTCAGTCGGTCAAGTCGGGTGACAACGGTCCGCaatcgaagaagaaaaacgaggcTCAGAAGGACAGTGGCACGAAGAAGATAGCCTCTCAGTACAGTCCGATGAAACGGGCGACATTCAACCAGAACCCGGCGGAAAGATCGTCGAGGCAATCAGCGAATTACAGAGTTTCGAAGAAAACTGAGTCTCACGGTACTTACAGACTGTCATCTAAGTCCGGCAGCGAGTGGACAAAGTACGAGCAGCTGCCCAGCGAGATCGATCTCATCGACCTAAAGCAGAACTCTCTACCGCAGCGGCAGATAGACGTGATAAACGACAGAATATGGAAGAACGATGGCAGGTTGAGATCGAATGGGGGGCTCAAGTCCAGCTCCGCAAATTCCAGTGTTGACGCCGGTCCGGATCCGGGGAGGAGCGAAGCCAGCGATCACACGATAGACGTGATAAACGACAGGACATGGAAGAGTAACGTGAACGGAGGAGCGAGGACTGACGGCGGAATCGCGAAGCCGCGAATGACGCTGATCGAGGTGAAACCCTTGACGATGGATTCGACGTCCCTTCACATGCAGCACCACCAGCAACAGACGGACACCAGACTCCAGCAGTCGGAAGACACGGCAAGCCCGAGTTTCAGCAGCGACAGTTTAGTCATATCTAGTTCCGATCCGCCGAGCACCTCGAGCGAGCTTGGCAGCAACAGGATAATGCTGAGCAAGTTGTCGGTGAACAGtatgaataacaataatataaacAACAGTAACAGTTTGATGTCCAATTGGCAGGACAGAACTACGGGTCCTCGTGGTTGTTCGATGAGGATAACACCCGGTTCGAAAAACATCCTACTGGACAACGCGGGACACTATCAGACGATACTTTACACCAGCGGGACCAACGGGGGAAACGGAATCGGGAGACCGAACACAGCGCTTGTTCACAGCACCGCGAAATCGTCGAGGTCTGGCGGCTCGACGTCGACCAGCAGCGACGAAAATTCGCCGGTATTGCCGAGCGATAATTCGCAACTCCAGAGGGTCGCAGAGTGGATAAAAGCCTCGGGTCCGATCGAGCGAGAGGTTGGCGTTAAGCCGGCGGATTCGGACCGGAAGTCGAACGACGAGATGTCCGTCAAGACGCTTAACACGGCCTTGACAAAGATAAAGGACGGAAAATCAGAGCTGATGGACATTGGAAGCGACAATAATACGCCAAATGGAACACACAGACGTTTCATGGACCTGGGCGGGAAGAAAACTGAAGCTGGTGATGGGCAGAATTGCAACGCCAGTCGCGGACGAACGAGAGACTCTCATCACTCGAGGTCCAGCCATCCTCACAGTCTTCAGATAGTGAAGGACGGTCACGCGGATCTGATTAGCTTCGAATCTCCAACCGACGACGGTGATGATTATCATCAATTCTCGTCGAGTAGCGAGTGTCTTGCGGTTGGTGACGGTGTTGCCATAACTTCCCTACCGAAAACCACGGATGTCAAAGTTACCAGAGAAATGGAAGAGACTTACCTCAAACTTGCCGCTAGCCTTGATCCGACTAATTTGGGACTTTCGGACTCTCAGCGCGCCGATATTactattgaaaaatataggAAAGAGTACAAACGCACTCACGGACAAAAATTACCGGAAAAAAACTCCGGGTCGACTTCATAA
- the LOC124220473 gene encoding uncharacterized protein isoform X2 — protein MHLHVEIEHLRQRLLERDSHIVTMETQFLNEADRFPNGELASMREEMLTWQDKYARLYEAHKRVQKVNQNLEDKLLRIVDKCETEKSAFTKDIATLSHRLADANYTIHRLTQDNEKYRNDVNLAIQLLQCKPSNFVSQRYDSLPSEVQAKVRTYVSQKRVLNEAVAPPDVKSITVPISTFPPTAMVYNVTKTNNVEKDSDDESDDSKPPVDIVSAAIMAKVLEERERERVFAKHCDTCTCHRSILTNDVETQTLNIHRNESDNFASQNFIPENMSHYNNGAELKGQNEISNQSEDSRSNLSVNNTAKRAALQLQYVNERGSLNHISMRKDAAQSVKSGDNGPQSKKKNEAQKDSGTKKIASQYSPMKRATFNQNPAERSSRQSANYRVSKKTESHGTYRLSSKSGSEWTKYEQLPSEIDLIDLKQNSLPQRQIDVINDRIWKNDGRLRSNGGLKSSSANSSVDAGPDPGRSEASDHTIDVINDRTWKSNVNGGARTDGGIAKPRMTLIEVKPLTMDSTSLHMQHHQQQTDTRLQQSEDTASPSFSSDSLVISSSDPPSTSSELGSNRIMLSKLSVNSMNNNNINNSNSLMSNWQDRTTGPRGCSMRITPGSKNILLDNAGHYQTILYTSGTNGGNGIGRPNTALVHSTAKSSRSGGSTSTSSDENSPVLPSDNSQLQRVAEWIKASGPIEREVGVKPADSDRKSNDEMSVKTLNTALTKIKDGKSELMDIGSDNNTPNGTHRRFMDLGGKKTEAGDGQNCNASRGRTRDSHHSRSSHPHSLQIVKDGHADLISFESPTDDGDDYHQFSSSSECLAVGDGVAITSLPKTTDVKVTREMEETYLKLAASLDPTNLGLSDSQRADITIEKYRKEYKRTHGQKLPEKNSGSTS, from the exons ATGCACTTGCACGTTGAAATAGAACATCTACGGCAGAGGCTGCTCGAAAGAGATAGCCACATAGTCACTATGGAGACTCAATTTCTTAACGAGGCTGATAGGTTTCCTAACGGCGAATTGGCTTCAATGAGAGAGGAAATGCTCACGTGGCAAGATAAATATGCAAGGCTATACGAGGCCCACAAAAGAGTACAGAAGGTGAATCAAAATTTGGAGGATAAGCTGCTTAGGATAGTGGATAAATGCGAAACGGAGAAAAGCGCCTTCACCAAGGACATTGCAACCCTTTCCCACCGATTGGCTGATGCCAATTATACGATACACCGATTAACACAGGACAAT GAGAAGTACAGAAACGACGTGAACCTTGCCATCCAATTGCTGCAGTGTAAGCCTTCGAATTTCGTCAGCCAGAGATACGATTCG CTCCCCTCTGAAGTCCAGGCGAAAGTGAGAACGTACGTTTCTCAAAAGAGGGTATTAAATGAGGCCGTAGCTCCGCCGGATGTCAAGAGTATAACGGTGCCAATATCGACCTTTCCGCCAACGGCGATGGTCTACAACGTTACGAAGACCAACAACGTCGAGAAGGACAGCGATGACGAGAGCGACGACTCTAAGCCACCGGTCGACATAGTGTCGGCTGCGATAATGGCTAAGGTATTGGAGGAACGGGAGCGCGAGAGAGTGTTCGCGAAACATTGTGACACTTGCACGTGTCACAGGAGTATACTGACGAACGACGTGGAAACCCAGACATTGAACATCCATCGAAACGAGTCGGACAATTTCGCGAGTCAAAATTTCATCCCGGAAAATATGTCCCATTACAACAACGGCGCGGAGTTGAAAGGCCAAAATGAAATCTCGAACCAAAGCGAAGATAGCAGGTCTAATTTAAGTGTAAATAATACCGCGAAGCGTGCCGCTCTGCAGTTGCAGTACGTGAATGAGAGGGGCAGCCTCAATCATATCTCGATGAGGAAAGATGCCGCTCAGTCGGTCAAGTCGGGTGACAACGGTCCGCaatcgaagaagaaaaacgaggcTCAGAAGGACAGTGGCACGAAGAAGATAGCCTCTCAGTACAGTCCGATGAAACGGGCGACATTCAACCAGAACCCGGCGGAAAGATCGTCGAGGCAATCAGCGAATTACAGAGTTTCGAAGAAAACTGAGTCTCACGGTACTTACAGACTGTCATCTAAGTCCGGCAGCGAGTGGACAAAGTACGAGCAGCTGCCCAGCGAGATCGATCTCATCGACCTAAAGCAGAACTCTCTACCGCAGCGGCAGATAGACGTGATAAACGACAGAATATGGAAGAACGATGGCAGGTTGAGATCGAATGGGGGGCTCAAGTCCAGCTCCGCAAATTCCAGTGTTGACGCCGGTCCGGATCCGGGGAGGAGCGAAGCCAGCGATCACACGATAGACGTGATAAACGACAGGACATGGAAGAGTAACGTGAACGGAGGAGCGAGGACTGACGGCGGAATCGCGAAGCCGCGAATGACGCTGATCGAGGTGAAACCCTTGACGATGGATTCGACGTCCCTTCACATGCAGCACCACCAGCAACAGACGGACACCAGACTCCAGCAGTCGGAAGACACGGCAAGCCCGAGTTTCAGCAGCGACAGTTTAGTCATATCTAGTTCCGATCCGCCGAGCACCTCGAGCGAGCTTGGCAGCAACAGGATAATGCTGAGCAAGTTGTCGGTGAACAGtatgaataacaataatataaacAACAGTAACAGTTTGATGTCCAATTGGCAGGACAGAACTACGGGTCCTCGTGGTTGTTCGATGAGGATAACACCCGGTTCGAAAAACATCCTACTGGACAACGCGGGACACTATCAGACGATACTTTACACCAGCGGGACCAACGGGGGAAACGGAATCGGGAGACCGAACACAGCGCTTGTTCACAGCACCGCGAAATCGTCGAGGTCTGGCGGCTCGACGTCGACCAGCAGCGACGAAAATTCGCCGGTATTGCCGAGCGATAATTCGCAACTCCAGAGGGTCGCAGAGTGGATAAAAGCCTCGGGTCCGATCGAGCGAGAGGTTGGCGTTAAGCCGGCGGATTCGGACCGGAAGTCGAACGACGAGATGTCCGTCAAGACGCTTAACACGGCCTTGACAAAGATAAAGGACGGAAAATCAGAGCTGATGGACATTGGAAGCGACAATAATACGCCAAATGGAACACACAGACGTTTCATGGACCTGGGCGGGAAGAAAACTGAAGCTGGTGATGGGCAGAATTGCAACGCCAGTCGCGGACGAACGAGAGACTCTCATCACTCGAGGTCCAGCCATCCTCACAGTCTTCAGATAGTGAAGGACGGTCACGCGGATCTGATTAGCTTCGAATCTCCAACCGACGACGGTGATGATTATCATCAATTCTCGTCGAGTAGCGAGTGTCTTGCGGTTGGTGACGGTGTTGCCATAACTTCCCTACCGAAAACCACGGATGTCAAAGTTACCAGAGAAATGGAAGAGACTTACCTCAAACTTGCCGCTAGCCTTGATCCGACTAATTTGGGACTTTCGGACTCTCAGCGCGCCGATATTactattgaaaaatataggAAAGAGTACAAACGCACTCACGGACAAAAATTACCGGAAAAAAACTCCGGGTCGACTTCATAA